A stretch of the Lolium perenne isolate Kyuss_39 chromosome 3, Kyuss_2.0, whole genome shotgun sequence genome encodes the following:
- the LOC127341257 gene encoding uncharacterized protein isoform X4 — MAGGNGGKKRKRKRGRRMKRKPGSSPSSSASSDDASPPPVEEERRGGLEVSGGLPDYEFGWHNSLFVGTKGNVDILGSVRNQLLKTCFLCAILYAAEQDIRSWLAIEEPDRQPDIYFDYDTYVTQYETEIKALIGQVQSSVYRTREDRPKTALKIFLRDGVMAYSKSKEWPGGKIIKISDFQLHKDMMFEDFENIIASGGSVIGGFPVSPEFKDLQPDAIYEFSPPGVKRQSMGAHMVQFIGTGADGGREFLVFLNSKKRPRKDGVGKVYFDQIYSGVYTLQCRAPPPPSDETGLIVAGPDDNDGTLGSSGAAPDGNKMSSFFSAPDGNNTSSSTAPTKSLSQVRKCIRYDDDTISSSCTIKIDGWVLSAPTLLVEDIQTRTCASIVKIDGMSKQFEANLPPPPESLFCVATEKPWKKKILGEMATVTRCFVPSNNMNDWHCINVLLKICDKLGGLNSKLALEHRQMIPIVNKIPTLILGRDLSHGSSGLSDIPSSARVDTYRFRKDDCLGHKVDSFFSRDDFSGPRDARGRCMACTKGFTFREIYSAGASAKKVACFHSLSDGKLLATGGHNMKLGRLPVEPAALRDCSEDVGMLFHSTSPNPNVPYWRPEGVISRAKIEDIKAMAICHKESVTLYANMSLCKLPVGDGEGALSDALRCRLLRPDWAKACYRQAPAHMLLKEYEQARDALLDAQKLDLGMQKLRVNYAGRLWNS, encoded by the exons ATGGCGGGCGGGAACGGgggcaagaagaggaagaggaagaggggaAGACGGATGAAGAGGAAGCCGGGGAGTTCGCCTTCAAGCTCGGCCTCGTCGGATGACGCCTCACCCCCACCGGTGGAAGAGGAACGGCGCGGAGGACTCGAG GTGTCTGGTGGTTTGCCAGATTATGAATTTGGTTGGCACAACTCCTTGTTCGTAGGAACCAAGGGTAATGTCGACATTCTGGGATCAGTCCGTAATCAGCTGCTCAAAACATGTTTCCTTTGTGCCATTTTGTATGCGGCCGAACAAGATATCCGCAGTTGGCTAGCAATTGAAGAACCTGACCGACAGCCAGATATCTATTTCGATTATGATACCTATGTGACACAGTATGAGACTGAAATCAAGGCCCTTATAGGGCAGGTTCAGAGTTCTGTTTACCGTACCAGGGAAGACAGGCCAAAAACTGCATTGAAGATCTTCCTAAGAGATGGAGTCATGGCGTACTCAAAATCAAAGGAATGGCCTGGTGGGAAGATAATCAAGATCTCAGACTTTCAGTTGCACAAAGATATGATGTTTGAAGATTTTGAAAATATCATAGCTAGTGGTGGCTCGGTTATCGGTGGGTTCCCAGTTAGTCCAGAGTTCAAGGACTTACAACCAGATGCAATATACGAGTTCAGTCCACCTGGTGTAAAGAGACAGTCTATGGGTGCCCACATGGTCCAGTTTATTGGTACAGGCGCTGATGGGGGGAGagagtttcttgttttcttgaacTCCAAGAAACGGCCCAGGAAGGATGGTGTCGGTAAAGTGTACTTCGATCAAATTTACAGTGGTGTTTACACTTTGCAGTGCCGTGCTCCACCTCCTCCATCTGACGAAACAGGCTTGATTGTGGCCGGCCCTGATGATAATGATGGTACCCTGGGATCATCTGGGGCTGCCCCTGATGGCAACAAGATGTCAAGCTTCTTCAGTGCCCCAGATGGCAACAACACCTCGAGCTCTACTGCTCCCACCAAAAGCTTGTCCCAG GTTCGAAAATGTATCAGATATGATGATGATACAATCTCTTCTTCTTGCACCATTAAAATAGACGGTTGGGTTCTGTCTGCACCAACG CTATTGGTTGAAGACATCCAAACTAGGACATGTGCATCTATTGTAAAGATTGATGGGATGTCAAAACAATTTGAAGCAAACCTTCCTCCTCCCCCTGAATCTCTCTTCTGTGTAGCAACAGAGA AGCCCTGGAAGAAGAAAATCCTTGGTGAGATGGCTACAGTGACTCGATGCTTTGTTCCTAGTAATAATATGAATGATTGGCACTGCATTAATGTTCTGCTAAAGATCTGTGATAAG CTTGGTGGACTGAACTCTAAGCTGGCATTGGAGCATCGCCAGATGATTCCAATTGTCAATAAGATACCAACATTAATATTGGGAAGGGATTTATCTCATGGCTCCTCGGGCCTATCAGATATACCATCAAGTGCTAGG GTTGACACGTATCGCTTTCGAAAGGATGACTGTTTGGGACATAAGGTGGACTCGTTCTTCTCACGTGATGATTTTTCAGGTCCGAGAGACGCTCGAGGACGTTGCATGGCTTGTACTAAAG GGTTCACTTTCCGAGAGATTTATTCAGCTGGGGCAAGCGCAAAGAAGGTTGCATGCTTTCACTCATTATCAGATGGAAAGCTACTTGCTACTGGGGGTCACAATATGAAG TTGGGTAGGTTGCCAGTAGAGCCTGCTGCCTTACGAGATTGCAGTGAAGATGTTGGAATGCTGTTTCATTCGACTTCCCCAAATCCAAATGTCCCATACTGGAGACCTGAGGGGGTAATTTCTCGTGCAAAAATTGAAGATATAAaggcaatg GCAATATGTCATAAAGAGAGTGTGACACTGTATGCAAACATGAGTCTTTGTAAACTGCCCGTGGGTGATGGTGAAGGTGCTTTGTCAGATGCTCTCAGGTGCAGATTGTTGCGACCTGATTGGGCAAAGGCTTGCTACCGTCAAGCTCCAGCTCACATGCTACTCAAG GAGTACGAGCAAGCCCGTGACGCTCTCTTGGATGCACAAAAGTTGGATCTGGGAATGCAGAAACTGAGAGTGAATTACG CAGGAAGGCTTTGGAACTCATGA
- the LOC127341257 gene encoding uncharacterized protein isoform X5, with protein MAGGNGGKKRKRKRGRRMKRKPGSSPSSSASSDDASPPPVEEERRGGLEVSGGLPDYEFGWHNSLFVGTKGNVDILGSVRNQLLKTCFLCAILYAAEQDIRSWLAIEEPDRQPDIYFDYDTYVTQYETEIKALIGQVQSSVYRTREDRPKTALKIFLRDGVMAYSKSKEWPGGKIIKISDFQLHKDMMFEDFENIIASGGSVIGGFPVSPEFKDLQPDAIYEFSPPGVKRQSMGAHMVQFIGTGADGGREFLVFLNSKKRPRKDGVGKVYFDQIYSGVYTLQCRAPPPPSDETGLIVAGPDDNDGTLGSSGAAPDGNKMSSFFSAPDGNNTSSSTAPTKSLSQVRKCIRYDDDTISSSCTIKIDGWVLSAPTLLVEDIQTRTCASIVKIDGMSKQFEANLPPPPESLFCVATEKPWKKKILGEMATVTRCFVPSNNMNDWHCINVLLKICDKLGGLNSKLALEHRQMIPIVNKIPTLILGRDLSHGSSGLSDIPSSARVDTYRFRKDDCLGHKVDSFFSRDDFSGFTFREIYSAGASAKKVACFHSLSDGKLLATGGHNMKLGRLPVEPAALRDCSEDVGMLFHSTSPNPNVPYWRPEGVISRAKIEDIKAMAICHKESVTLYANMSLCKLPVGDGEGALSDALRCRLLRPDWAKACYRQAPAHMLLKEYEQARDALLDAQKLDLGMQKLRVNYAGRLWNS; from the exons ATGGCGGGCGGGAACGGgggcaagaagaggaagaggaagaggggaAGACGGATGAAGAGGAAGCCGGGGAGTTCGCCTTCAAGCTCGGCCTCGTCGGATGACGCCTCACCCCCACCGGTGGAAGAGGAACGGCGCGGAGGACTCGAG GTGTCTGGTGGTTTGCCAGATTATGAATTTGGTTGGCACAACTCCTTGTTCGTAGGAACCAAGGGTAATGTCGACATTCTGGGATCAGTCCGTAATCAGCTGCTCAAAACATGTTTCCTTTGTGCCATTTTGTATGCGGCCGAACAAGATATCCGCAGTTGGCTAGCAATTGAAGAACCTGACCGACAGCCAGATATCTATTTCGATTATGATACCTATGTGACACAGTATGAGACTGAAATCAAGGCCCTTATAGGGCAGGTTCAGAGTTCTGTTTACCGTACCAGGGAAGACAGGCCAAAAACTGCATTGAAGATCTTCCTAAGAGATGGAGTCATGGCGTACTCAAAATCAAAGGAATGGCCTGGTGGGAAGATAATCAAGATCTCAGACTTTCAGTTGCACAAAGATATGATGTTTGAAGATTTTGAAAATATCATAGCTAGTGGTGGCTCGGTTATCGGTGGGTTCCCAGTTAGTCCAGAGTTCAAGGACTTACAACCAGATGCAATATACGAGTTCAGTCCACCTGGTGTAAAGAGACAGTCTATGGGTGCCCACATGGTCCAGTTTATTGGTACAGGCGCTGATGGGGGGAGagagtttcttgttttcttgaacTCCAAGAAACGGCCCAGGAAGGATGGTGTCGGTAAAGTGTACTTCGATCAAATTTACAGTGGTGTTTACACTTTGCAGTGCCGTGCTCCACCTCCTCCATCTGACGAAACAGGCTTGATTGTGGCCGGCCCTGATGATAATGATGGTACCCTGGGATCATCTGGGGCTGCCCCTGATGGCAACAAGATGTCAAGCTTCTTCAGTGCCCCAGATGGCAACAACACCTCGAGCTCTACTGCTCCCACCAAAAGCTTGTCCCAG GTTCGAAAATGTATCAGATATGATGATGATACAATCTCTTCTTCTTGCACCATTAAAATAGACGGTTGGGTTCTGTCTGCACCAACG CTATTGGTTGAAGACATCCAAACTAGGACATGTGCATCTATTGTAAAGATTGATGGGATGTCAAAACAATTTGAAGCAAACCTTCCTCCTCCCCCTGAATCTCTCTTCTGTGTAGCAACAGAGA AGCCCTGGAAGAAGAAAATCCTTGGTGAGATGGCTACAGTGACTCGATGCTTTGTTCCTAGTAATAATATGAATGATTGGCACTGCATTAATGTTCTGCTAAAGATCTGTGATAAG CTTGGTGGACTGAACTCTAAGCTGGCATTGGAGCATCGCCAGATGATTCCAATTGTCAATAAGATACCAACATTAATATTGGGAAGGGATTTATCTCATGGCTCCTCGGGCCTATCAGATATACCATCAAGTGCTAGG GTTGACACGTATCGCTTTCGAAAGGATGACTGTTTGGGACATAAGGTGGACTCGTTCTTCTCACGTGATGATTTTTCAG GGTTCACTTTCCGAGAGATTTATTCAGCTGGGGCAAGCGCAAAGAAGGTTGCATGCTTTCACTCATTATCAGATGGAAAGCTACTTGCTACTGGGGGTCACAATATGAAG TTGGGTAGGTTGCCAGTAGAGCCTGCTGCCTTACGAGATTGCAGTGAAGATGTTGGAATGCTGTTTCATTCGACTTCCCCAAATCCAAATGTCCCATACTGGAGACCTGAGGGGGTAATTTCTCGTGCAAAAATTGAAGATATAAaggcaatg GCAATATGTCATAAAGAGAGTGTGACACTGTATGCAAACATGAGTCTTTGTAAACTGCCCGTGGGTGATGGTGAAGGTGCTTTGTCAGATGCTCTCAGGTGCAGATTGTTGCGACCTGATTGGGCAAAGGCTTGCTACCGTCAAGCTCCAGCTCACATGCTACTCAAG GAGTACGAGCAAGCCCGTGACGCTCTCTTGGATGCACAAAAGTTGGATCTGGGAATGCAGAAACTGAGAGTGAATTACG CAGGAAGGCTTTGGAACTCATGA
- the LOC127341257 gene encoding uncharacterized protein isoform X3: MAGGNGGKKRKRKRGRRMKRKPGSSPSSSASSDDASPPPVEEERRGGLEVSGGLPDYEFGWHNSLFVGTKGNVDILGSVRNQLLKTCFLCAILYAAEQDIRSWLAIEEPDRQPDIYFDYDTYVTQYETEIKALIGQVQSSVYRTREDRPKTALKIFLRDGVMAYSKSKEWPGGKIIKISDFQLHKDMMFEDFENIIASGGSVIGGFPVSPEFKDLQPDAIYEFSPPGVKRQSMGAHMVQFIGTGADGGREFLVFLNSKKRPRKDGVGKVYFDQIYSGVYTLQCRAPPPPSDETGLIVAGPDDNDGTLGSSGAAPDGNKMSSFFSAPDGNNTSSSTAPTKSLSQVRKCIRYDDDTISSSCTIKIDGWVLSAPTLLVEDIQTRTCASIVKIDGMSKQFEANLPPPPESLFCVATEKPWKKKILGEMATVTRCFVPSNNMNDWHCINVLLKICDKLGGLNSKLALEHRQMIPIVNKIPTLILGRDLSHGSSGLSDIPSSARNQQGRKHKRPISSSGQANSSGTMNTTGPIPSLASSNPFTNTVPMPLMHHNASISSHLAVLGADAAGARESPTDQIVDTYRFRKDDCLGHKVDSFFSRDDFSGFTFREIYSAGASAKKVACFHSLSDGKLLATGGHNMKLGRLPVEPAALRDCSEDVGMLFHSTSPNPNVPYWRPEGVISRAKIEDIKAMAICHKESVTLYANMSLCKLPVGDGEGALSDALRCRLLRPDWAKACYRQAPAHMLLKEYEQARDALLDAQKLDLGMQKLRVNYAGRLWNS; this comes from the exons ATGGCGGGCGGGAACGGgggcaagaagaggaagaggaagaggggaAGACGGATGAAGAGGAAGCCGGGGAGTTCGCCTTCAAGCTCGGCCTCGTCGGATGACGCCTCACCCCCACCGGTGGAAGAGGAACGGCGCGGAGGACTCGAG GTGTCTGGTGGTTTGCCAGATTATGAATTTGGTTGGCACAACTCCTTGTTCGTAGGAACCAAGGGTAATGTCGACATTCTGGGATCAGTCCGTAATCAGCTGCTCAAAACATGTTTCCTTTGTGCCATTTTGTATGCGGCCGAACAAGATATCCGCAGTTGGCTAGCAATTGAAGAACCTGACCGACAGCCAGATATCTATTTCGATTATGATACCTATGTGACACAGTATGAGACTGAAATCAAGGCCCTTATAGGGCAGGTTCAGAGTTCTGTTTACCGTACCAGGGAAGACAGGCCAAAAACTGCATTGAAGATCTTCCTAAGAGATGGAGTCATGGCGTACTCAAAATCAAAGGAATGGCCTGGTGGGAAGATAATCAAGATCTCAGACTTTCAGTTGCACAAAGATATGATGTTTGAAGATTTTGAAAATATCATAGCTAGTGGTGGCTCGGTTATCGGTGGGTTCCCAGTTAGTCCAGAGTTCAAGGACTTACAACCAGATGCAATATACGAGTTCAGTCCACCTGGTGTAAAGAGACAGTCTATGGGTGCCCACATGGTCCAGTTTATTGGTACAGGCGCTGATGGGGGGAGagagtttcttgttttcttgaacTCCAAGAAACGGCCCAGGAAGGATGGTGTCGGTAAAGTGTACTTCGATCAAATTTACAGTGGTGTTTACACTTTGCAGTGCCGTGCTCCACCTCCTCCATCTGACGAAACAGGCTTGATTGTGGCCGGCCCTGATGATAATGATGGTACCCTGGGATCATCTGGGGCTGCCCCTGATGGCAACAAGATGTCAAGCTTCTTCAGTGCCCCAGATGGCAACAACACCTCGAGCTCTACTGCTCCCACCAAAAGCTTGTCCCAG GTTCGAAAATGTATCAGATATGATGATGATACAATCTCTTCTTCTTGCACCATTAAAATAGACGGTTGGGTTCTGTCTGCACCAACG CTATTGGTTGAAGACATCCAAACTAGGACATGTGCATCTATTGTAAAGATTGATGGGATGTCAAAACAATTTGAAGCAAACCTTCCTCCTCCCCCTGAATCTCTCTTCTGTGTAGCAACAGAGA AGCCCTGGAAGAAGAAAATCCTTGGTGAGATGGCTACAGTGACTCGATGCTTTGTTCCTAGTAATAATATGAATGATTGGCACTGCATTAATGTTCTGCTAAAGATCTGTGATAAG CTTGGTGGACTGAACTCTAAGCTGGCATTGGAGCATCGCCAGATGATTCCAATTGTCAATAAGATACCAACATTAATATTGGGAAGGGATTTATCTCATGGCTCCTCGGGCCTATCAGATATACCATCAAGTGCTAGG AATCAACAGGGGCGAAAGCACAAACGGCCTATCTCATCATCTGGTCAAGCTAACAGCTCTGGTACTATGAATACTACTGGCCCCATCCCCAGCTTGGCATCCTCAAACCCATTCACAAACACCGTACCAATGCCATTGATGCATCATAATGCCAGTATATCGAGTCACTTAGCTGTTTTAGGTGCTGACGCAGCAGGGGCTAGGGAATCACCAACTGACCAGATT GTTGACACGTATCGCTTTCGAAAGGATGACTGTTTGGGACATAAGGTGGACTCGTTCTTCTCACGTGATGATTTTTCAG GGTTCACTTTCCGAGAGATTTATTCAGCTGGGGCAAGCGCAAAGAAGGTTGCATGCTTTCACTCATTATCAGATGGAAAGCTACTTGCTACTGGGGGTCACAATATGAAG TTGGGTAGGTTGCCAGTAGAGCCTGCTGCCTTACGAGATTGCAGTGAAGATGTTGGAATGCTGTTTCATTCGACTTCCCCAAATCCAAATGTCCCATACTGGAGACCTGAGGGGGTAATTTCTCGTGCAAAAATTGAAGATATAAaggcaatg GCAATATGTCATAAAGAGAGTGTGACACTGTATGCAAACATGAGTCTTTGTAAACTGCCCGTGGGTGATGGTGAAGGTGCTTTGTCAGATGCTCTCAGGTGCAGATTGTTGCGACCTGATTGGGCAAAGGCTTGCTACCGTCAAGCTCCAGCTCACATGCTACTCAAG GAGTACGAGCAAGCCCGTGACGCTCTCTTGGATGCACAAAAGTTGGATCTGGGAATGCAGAAACTGAGAGTGAATTACG CAGGAAGGCTTTGGAACTCATGA
- the LOC127341257 gene encoding uncharacterized protein isoform X2, whose translation MAGGNGGKKRKRKRGRRMKRKPGSSPSSSASSDDASPPPVEEERRGGLEVSGGLPDYEFGWHNSLFVGTKGNVDILGSVRNQLLKTCFLCAILYAAEQDIRSWLAIEEPDRQPDIYFDYDTYVTQYETEIKALIGQVQSSVYRTREDRPKTALKIFLRDGVMAYSKSKEWPGGKIIKISDFQLHKDMMFEDFENIIASGGSVIGGFPVSPEFKDLQPDAIYEFSPPGVKRQSMGAHMVQFIGTGADGGREFLVFLNSKKRPRKDGVGKVYFDQIYSGVYTLQCRAPPPPSDETGLIVAGPDDNDGTLGSSGAAPDGNKMSSFFSAPDGNNTSSSTAPTKSLSQVRKCIRYDDDTISSSCTIKIDGWVLSAPTLLVEDIQTRTCASIVKIDGMSKQFEANLPPPPESLFCVATEKPWKKKILGEMATVTRCFVPSNNMNDWHCINVLLKICDKLGGLNSKLALEHRQMIPIVNKIPTLILGRDLSHGSSGLSDIPSSARNQQGRKHKRPISSSGQANSSGTMNTTGPIPSLASSNPFTNTVPMPLMHHNASISSHLAVLGADAAGARESPTDQIVDTYRFRKDDCLGHKVDSFFSRDDFSGPRDARGRCMACTKGFTFREIYSAGASAKKVACFHSLSDGKLLATGGHNMKLGRLPVEPAALRDCSEDVGMLFHSTSPNPNVPYWRPEGVISRAKIEDIKAMAICHKESVTLYANMSLCKLPVGDGEGALSDALRCRLLRPDWAKACYRQAPAHMLLKEYEQARDALLDAQKLDLGMQKLRVNYGRLWNS comes from the exons ATGGCGGGCGGGAACGGgggcaagaagaggaagaggaagaggggaAGACGGATGAAGAGGAAGCCGGGGAGTTCGCCTTCAAGCTCGGCCTCGTCGGATGACGCCTCACCCCCACCGGTGGAAGAGGAACGGCGCGGAGGACTCGAG GTGTCTGGTGGTTTGCCAGATTATGAATTTGGTTGGCACAACTCCTTGTTCGTAGGAACCAAGGGTAATGTCGACATTCTGGGATCAGTCCGTAATCAGCTGCTCAAAACATGTTTCCTTTGTGCCATTTTGTATGCGGCCGAACAAGATATCCGCAGTTGGCTAGCAATTGAAGAACCTGACCGACAGCCAGATATCTATTTCGATTATGATACCTATGTGACACAGTATGAGACTGAAATCAAGGCCCTTATAGGGCAGGTTCAGAGTTCTGTTTACCGTACCAGGGAAGACAGGCCAAAAACTGCATTGAAGATCTTCCTAAGAGATGGAGTCATGGCGTACTCAAAATCAAAGGAATGGCCTGGTGGGAAGATAATCAAGATCTCAGACTTTCAGTTGCACAAAGATATGATGTTTGAAGATTTTGAAAATATCATAGCTAGTGGTGGCTCGGTTATCGGTGGGTTCCCAGTTAGTCCAGAGTTCAAGGACTTACAACCAGATGCAATATACGAGTTCAGTCCACCTGGTGTAAAGAGACAGTCTATGGGTGCCCACATGGTCCAGTTTATTGGTACAGGCGCTGATGGGGGGAGagagtttcttgttttcttgaacTCCAAGAAACGGCCCAGGAAGGATGGTGTCGGTAAAGTGTACTTCGATCAAATTTACAGTGGTGTTTACACTTTGCAGTGCCGTGCTCCACCTCCTCCATCTGACGAAACAGGCTTGATTGTGGCCGGCCCTGATGATAATGATGGTACCCTGGGATCATCTGGGGCTGCCCCTGATGGCAACAAGATGTCAAGCTTCTTCAGTGCCCCAGATGGCAACAACACCTCGAGCTCTACTGCTCCCACCAAAAGCTTGTCCCAG GTTCGAAAATGTATCAGATATGATGATGATACAATCTCTTCTTCTTGCACCATTAAAATAGACGGTTGGGTTCTGTCTGCACCAACG CTATTGGTTGAAGACATCCAAACTAGGACATGTGCATCTATTGTAAAGATTGATGGGATGTCAAAACAATTTGAAGCAAACCTTCCTCCTCCCCCTGAATCTCTCTTCTGTGTAGCAACAGAGA AGCCCTGGAAGAAGAAAATCCTTGGTGAGATGGCTACAGTGACTCGATGCTTTGTTCCTAGTAATAATATGAATGATTGGCACTGCATTAATGTTCTGCTAAAGATCTGTGATAAG CTTGGTGGACTGAACTCTAAGCTGGCATTGGAGCATCGCCAGATGATTCCAATTGTCAATAAGATACCAACATTAATATTGGGAAGGGATTTATCTCATGGCTCCTCGGGCCTATCAGATATACCATCAAGTGCTAGG AATCAACAGGGGCGAAAGCACAAACGGCCTATCTCATCATCTGGTCAAGCTAACAGCTCTGGTACTATGAATACTACTGGCCCCATCCCCAGCTTGGCATCCTCAAACCCATTCACAAACACCGTACCAATGCCATTGATGCATCATAATGCCAGTATATCGAGTCACTTAGCTGTTTTAGGTGCTGACGCAGCAGGGGCTAGGGAATCACCAACTGACCAGATT GTTGACACGTATCGCTTTCGAAAGGATGACTGTTTGGGACATAAGGTGGACTCGTTCTTCTCACGTGATGATTTTTCAGGTCCGAGAGACGCTCGAGGACGTTGCATGGCTTGTACTAAAG GGTTCACTTTCCGAGAGATTTATTCAGCTGGGGCAAGCGCAAAGAAGGTTGCATGCTTTCACTCATTATCAGATGGAAAGCTACTTGCTACTGGGGGTCACAATATGAAG TTGGGTAGGTTGCCAGTAGAGCCTGCTGCCTTACGAGATTGCAGTGAAGATGTTGGAATGCTGTTTCATTCGACTTCCCCAAATCCAAATGTCCCATACTGGAGACCTGAGGGGGTAATTTCTCGTGCAAAAATTGAAGATATAAaggcaatg GCAATATGTCATAAAGAGAGTGTGACACTGTATGCAAACATGAGTCTTTGTAAACTGCCCGTGGGTGATGGTGAAGGTGCTTTGTCAGATGCTCTCAGGTGCAGATTGTTGCGACCTGATTGGGCAAAGGCTTGCTACCGTCAAGCTCCAGCTCACATGCTACTCAAG GAGTACGAGCAAGCCCGTGACGCTCTCTTGGATGCACAAAAGTTGGATCTGGGAATGCAGAAACTGAGAGTGAATTACG GAAGGCTTTGGAACTCATGA